AAATTCTACAGATTCTGAGCCTCACAATGTTCGAGAAAACCCCGTTGGATCAACTGCTTGCGGAAACTGTCATAAACGGATTTCAGCCGGTTTCAGACAATCAGCTGTTTTTGTTCGACTAACGTTGGGACACTAGTGATGCACATTGGAAACGTAATTCTCAAGTCCCCGGCCGTCATGGCGCCAATGGCGGGGCTTTCGGACCTGCCGTTCCGCCGGATCGTTATGGAATACGGCGCCGGGATGGTGACCACGGAGCTTATCAGCGCCAATGCCCTGGTCCGCGAATCGGCGAAAACTTTCGGCATGTTGCCTGTGGAGGACGAGCCACACCCCAACGCCGCCCAGATTTTCGGCGGCGACGTTGATGTCACCAGGGACGCCTGCGTGATCGCGTCGGAAAAGACCGCCTGCGACATCATAGACGTGAATTTCGGCTGCCCTGTGAAGAAGGTGACAAAGTGCGGGGCGGGCGCGGCGATGCTAAAGGACGTTGAAAAGGCCGGGCGCATGGTGGAGGCGGTGGTCATGGCCGTCCGCAAGCCGGTGACTGTGAAAATACGCGCCGGATGGGACATGAACTCCGTGAACGCCGTGGACATGGCGCTCGCGCTCGAACAGGCTGGGGCCGCCGCCATCACCGTCCACGCCAGGACCGCGTCGCAGGGGTATTCCGGAACGGCTGACTGGAATGTTATCTCAAAGGTTGCCGGCATTGTAAAAATCCCGGTGATAGGCAACGGCGATATCGTCACACCGGAAATCGCCCTCTGGCGTCTTTCCGGTTTCGGGTGCGCGGCGGTGATGATCGGCAGAGGGGCCTTGGGGGCGCCATGGATTTTCCGCCAGATCAACGAACTGCTTGCCTCCGGCTCATATTCAAGGCCGGGCGCGGCGGAGGTGATGGAGGTTATGTTGCGGCATCTGGACATGATGATCGGGGCTTCCGGGGAAATACCGGGGGTGCGCAGGATGCGCGCCCACCTTGGCCATTACACGCGCGGACTGCCGTCCGCCTCCCGTCTGCGGGACGCT
This sequence is a window from Nitrospinota bacterium. Protein-coding genes within it:
- the dusB gene encoding tRNA dihydrouridine synthase DusB — protein: MHIGNVILKSPAVMAPMAGLSDLPFRRIVMEYGAGMVTTELISANALVRESAKTFGMLPVEDEPHPNAAQIFGGDVDVTRDACVIASEKTACDIIDVNFGCPVKKVTKCGAGAAMLKDVEKAGRMVEAVVMAVRKPVTVKIRAGWDMNSVNAVDMALALEQAGAAAITVHARTASQGYSGTADWNVISKVAGIVKIPVIGNGDIVTPEIALWRLSGFGCAAVMIGRGALGAPWIFRQINELLASGSYSRPGAAEVMEVMLRHLDMMIGASGEIPGVRRMRAHLGHYTRGLPSASRLRDAFMRAASREDVARIASEYLLAAVNH